From Coturnix japonica isolate 7356 chromosome 3, Coturnix japonica 2.1, whole genome shotgun sequence, the proteins below share one genomic window:
- the OSTM1 gene encoding osteopetrosis-associated transmembrane protein 1 produces the protein MAPLCSQLLLLPALALALGPAAGLEAEELAAGMVEELRAVGLPGDLPELEPECRLLLTAFAEGSATLSGCLARRARPVRLCQACGGLYRSLLTLYGDIASAVGNSTESHNCAKSILTSDRLQVVVTLSAFFNDTWEAANCANCMKNNSEGLSNSTQEFMDLFNKSLSCFEHNLQGQAMDLSPNNYTEVCRNCNGTYKNLNDLYNKLQRLNRHGDESGHPAHLCIDVEDAMNITRKLWSRTFNCSVPCSDTVPVIAVSSFILFLPIVFYLSSFLHSKQKKRILILPKRIQSNASLVNIQEKYS, from the exons ATGGCGCCGCTGTGCAGccagctgttgctgctgcccGCCTTGGCTCTGGCCCTGGGCCCCGCCGCCGGGCTGGAGGCGGAGGAGCTGGCGGCGGGGATGGTGGAGGAGCTACGAGCCGTGGGGCTGCCCGGAGACCTGCCCGAGCTGGAGCCCGAGTGCCGTCTCCTCCTCACCGCCTTCGCTGAGGGCAGCGCGACGCTGTCGGGGTGCTTGGCCCGCCGGGCCCGCCCGGTGCGGCTGTGCCAGGCCTGCGGCGGCCTCTACCGGAGCCTCCTGACGCTGTACGGGGACATCGCCAGCGCCGTCGGG AATTCTACGGAGAGCCACAATTGTGCCAAAAGTATCCTGACCTCAGACAGGCTGCAGGTAGTTGTGACCCTTTCAGCGTTCTTTAATGACACCTGGGAAGCAGCCAACTGTGCAA ATTGTATGAAGAACAACAGTGAGGGATTATCAAATTCTACTCAAGAATTCATGGATTTATTCAATAAATCTCTGTCGTGTTTTGAACATAACCTTCAG GGACAAGCCATGGATCTATCACCAAATAACTACACAGAAGTGTGTAGGAACTGCAATGGAACCTACAAAAATTTGAATGACCTCTATAACAAGTTGCAAAGGCTGAATAGACATGGTGATGAGTCCGGGCACCCTGCACACTTGTGTATTGATGTGGAAGATGCA ATGAACATCACTCGGAAGCTTTGGAGCAGGACTTTCAACTGCTCTGTTCCCTGCAGTGATACAGTTCCAGTGATTGCCGTTTCATCCTTTATCCTCTTCCTACCTATTGTTTTTTATCTCAGTAGCTTCCTTCACTCAAAGCAGAAGAAGCGGATACTCATTTTGC cCAAACGTATCCAGTCAAATGCCAGTCTTGTGAACATccaagaaaaatacagctga